The following are from one region of the Zymoseptoria tritici IPO323 chromosome 13, whole genome shotgun sequence genome:
- the GEL4 gene encoding beta-1,3 glucanosyltransferase (beta- (1,3) glucanosyltransferase. Related to Aspergillus fumigatus GEL1.) → MKAVIGRSAIALATLATTVTAAIIPRQQGSLPPITVEGNAFYAGGERFYIRGVAYQPGGAADAADPMLDMEAFTRDVANFKELGINTIRIYTIDNSANHDEAMKMLDEAGIYLTLDANTPDYSLNRLDIDSLHQSYNDVYLQNVFATIDAFAGYSNLAMFYSGNEVINAKNNSNSAPYVKAVTRDMKNYIKAQAPRSIPVGYSAADVTENIYQQATYFACGDDATARADFFALNDYAWCDPSSFEESGWDQKVQLYGNYSLPLFLSEYGCITNQRNWGEVGSLYSTDMTGVYSGGLAYEYTVEPNGYGLVEVDSSGAISPNRDFTALMQAFQATSNPSGDGGARRQTSVMECPAESENWQVSTNLLPEIPSGAADYIKNGAGKAVGLAGDGSQTAGGQSETEPDLSNGVTTSESDVDGQQNNNNGSSGNGGDKKGAANGREVAVMTMVVGLAVAFAAVL, encoded by the exons ATGAAGGCAGTCATCGGACGCAGCGCCATCGCGCTTGCCACCCTCGCCACCACCGTCACCGCAGCCATCATTCCTCGCCAACAAGGCTCCCTCCCACCCATCACCGTCGAAGGCAATGCATTCTACGCCGGTGGAGAGCGCTTCTACATCCGCGGTGTGGCCTACCAACCTGGTGGTGCAGCCGACGCCGCCGATCCTATGCTCGACATGGAAGCTTTCACCCGCGACGTGGCGAATTTCAAGGAGCTAGGCATCAACACGATCCGAATCTACACGATTGACAACTCGGCCAACCACGACGAGGCGATGAAGATGTTGGATGAGGCGGGGATTTACTTGACGTTGGATGCGAATACACCGGATTACTCGCTCAATCGGTTGGATATCGACTCTCTGCATCAGTCGTACAACGATGTTTACTTGCAGAATGTGTTTGCTACGATTGATGCTTTCGCTGGATACA GCAACCTCGCAATGTTCTACTCTGGCAACGAAGTCATCAACGCCAAGAACAACTCCAACTCCGCTCCGTACGTCAAGGCCGTCACCCGCGACATGAAAAACTACATCAAAGCCCAAGCCCCCCGCTCCATTCCCGTCGGCtactccgccgccgacgtGACCGAAAACATCTACCAACAAGCCACCTACTTCGCCTGCGGCGACGACGCCACCGCCCgcgccgacttcttcgcgcTCAACGACTACGCCTGGTGCGACCCTTCCTCCTTCGAAGAATCCGGCTGGGATCAGAAGGTGCAGCTGTACGGCAACTACTCcctccctctcttcctctccgagTACGGATGCATCACCAACCAACGCAACTGGGGTGAGGTCGGATCTCTCTACTCGACCGACATGACGGGCGTCTACTCCGGCGGTTTGGCGTACGAATACACCGTTGAGCCGAACGGCTATGGTCTCGTGGAAGTCGACTCCTCCGGCGCTATCTCTCCGAACCGCGACTTCACGGCTCTTATGCAGGCTTTCCAAGCGACTTCCAACCCCTCCGGCGACGGCGGTGCGCGCCGCCAGACGAGTGTCATGGAGTGCCCAGCTGAGTCGGAGAACTGGCAGGTGTCGACGAATCTCCTTCCTGAGATCCCGAGTGGTGCTGCGGACTACATTAAGAACGGAGCTGGTAAGGCGGTGGGACTTGCGGGTGATGGATCGCAGACTGCCGGTGGACAGTCCGAGACGGAGCCGGACTTGAGTAATGGTGTGACGACGAGTGAGAGTGATGTTGATGGGCAGCAGAATAACAATAATGGTTCATCTGGGAATGGAGGGGATAAGAAGGGCGCGGCGAATGGACGGGAGGTTGCGGTCATGACGATGGTGGTCGGGCTGGCGGTTGCTTTTGCTGCTGTGTTGTAA